One Aegilops tauschii subsp. strangulata cultivar AL8/78 chromosome 7, Aet v6.0, whole genome shotgun sequence genomic window carries:
- the LOC109733895 gene encoding uncharacterized protein has protein sequence MTTTMMTTISFSAILFILLSVAITAETNDSGSGMARVTNVMVEACKNASGYHHELKTMTHEFCLSTLRSDNRSVEAKDHLELVLVAIDILKGRLTTANHNIEKMLEKAKNGTVPMRDLSICKVYYDTTMRIVNICDDMVKDFRGDKGRLKSFELPRCVDRAGYPVDECWFGLQFDMPWADALMSENREIDMVVNLDYAFLAPYDVSD, from the coding sequence ATGACAACAACAATGATGACCACCATCAGCTTCTCTGCCATTCTATTCATCTTGCTTTCTGTGGCAATCACTGCTGAGACCAATGACTCTGGTAGTGGCATGGCGAGGGTGACCAACGTCATGGTGGAAGCATGCAAGAATGCCTCAGGCTATCATCATGAGCTTAAAACTATGACACATGAATTTTGCTTGTCGACCCTCCGGTCAGACAATAGGAGTGTGGAGGCAAAGGACCACCTTGAACTGGTGCTAGTTGCCATCGACATCCTTAAAGGCCGCCTCACCACTGCCAATCACAACATTGAGAAAATGCTAGAAAAAGCAAAGAATGGCACGGTGCCAATGCGCGATCTTAGTATTTGCAAGGTGTACTATGATACAACAATGAGAATCGTCAATATATGTGATGACATGGTCAAAGATTTCCGCGGAGATAAGGGCAGGCTAAAGTCCTTTGAGCTTCCTCGTTGTGTTGACAGAGCGGGCTACCCAGTTGACGAGTGCTGGTTCGGTCTTCAATTCGATATGCCATGGGCGGATGCATTGATGAGTGAAAATCGTGAGATTGACATGGTGGTCAACCTCGACTATGCCTTCCTAGCACCATATGATGTCAGTGATTAA